From the genome of Psychrobacter sp. M13:
TCATAGTTATCGTCTGCTTAATAGCGATGGTAAAAGTACCTTTGTACGTTTTCATTGGAAGCCTGTATTAGGCGTACAATCTACGACTTGGGATGAAGCGGTCAAAATATCAGGCGCAGATCCTGATTATCATCGCCGTGACTTGTATGAAGCAATCGATAACCAAGATTATCCAGAGTGGGAATTTGGGGTTCAGCTCTTCACTGAAGAAGAGGCAAATGAATTTCCCTTTGATCATTTAGATGCAACTAAGCTCATTCCAGAAGAATTAGTGCCTGTAAAGACAGTTGGTAAAATGGTATTGAACCGCAATGTAGATAATTTCTTTGCAGAAACAGAACAAGTTGCGTACTGTCTATCGCATGTGCCGCCTGGTATCGATTTCAGTAATGATCCGCTCCTACAAGGTCGTCTGTTTAGCTACTTAGACACGCAACTAAAGCGCTTGGGTTCGCCAAACTTTGCCCAGATTCCAATTAACGCGCCAAAATGTCCGTTTGCTAATAATCAACAAGACGGTCATATGCAGATGCAAGTGCCAAAGACTCGCGTGTTGTATGAGCCACAAAGCTTAGATCTAGATCGTCCACGTGAAAGTGTCAAAAAGGGCTTTGAGTCGTTTGCCGAATCTATGGATGATGGCGTCAAAGGTCGTATTCGTGCTGAGAGCTTCGCCGATCACTACAGTCAGCCACGTATGTTCTATCGTAGCCAGACGTCAGTAGGACAGGCTCACATTGCTTCAGCTTACGCGTTTGAGCTGGGTAAGGTAGATACCGCACATGTCCGTACTCGTACGCTTAGTCATCTACTTAATATAGATGAAGATTTGGCCAATCGTGTAGCCACAGCATTGGGTATGGAGTTACCTGAAGCTGCTGAATCTGCCGCACCTATTGTAGACATGGCAACTTCTAAAGCGGTGCAAACGATTGGTATTAGTCCTAAATCTTTAAAAGGTAGATTAATAGGCATTTTGGTAGCTGAAGGATCTAACCATGGTGAAGTTGAGAAGTTCGAAAAGGCAGCTATTGCTGCTGGTGCCAGCGTCAAGATTGTCGCCCCTAATAAAGAAGTGACATTGGATGATGGTACACGAATTCAAGCTGATGAACGCCTAGCAGGTGGTCCTTCGGTACTGTTTGACGCTATTGTAAGCATCATTATGCATCCACCAGCTAAAAAACTCGCCAAAGACAGTGCTGCATTAGACTGGTTTACCGATGCTTATGCTCATTGCAAAGCTATCGCTTATTGTCCTGCAACTGAAGAGCATATCTTGAGCAAATTACCCATTGAAAAAGATGCGTTTGTTACCCCGCTTGATAATGTTGATGGCTTTATTGAAAATGCCAAAACTCGTCTATGGGAGCGTGAACCAAAGGTGCGTGATTTGGCTTAAGTTTGGCCTAAATGAGCTTAATGCATAGCTAACTAAATGTTTTAATTCAAAACCAGTCATATTAATATGGCTGGTTTTTTTATGTATTGATGCTGAAATTAATTAAGTTAAAAGTTGCTGTCACGTGCTAGCGCAAAAATACCACATAACCTTTAAAGTGAGGATTGTCTTCCAAAAACGCTGTGCCTTGCCACTGACCACCCTCAATAATACCTACCTTAAAATCAAACGGCAAACTCTCTAACTTTTTTAAATATCGAGCGTAATTGGGTAAAGTTGTTGTGCCTTGATAGGTTTGTATAACTAGCTCATCGATGGCGTCACTTAGTTGAATAAATTGAGCATCGTCTGCTTGGTTTGACCAATCTAGCAATCCCGTTACACTCAATTGATACTGCGCTGGTAGCTGCTGACGAATACTCTTGAGCAGTTGTGCGTATTTATCGAGTCGATAGGTCGGAGCGTCATAGTCTATTTGAATGCCCATGACTTGATTGCCGGCCCGCTGCCATTTCTCTAAGCGCTCAACAACCTGCACCATAACTTCGTCTGACCACTCTTGACTGGTCGCCCGATAGACGAGCCAAATCTTTTTATCACTCAAAGAGCGAACGCCTAAACCTTGAGGTATCAGTGTTGCAAGTGTAGCCTGGACTCTACTTTCATTTCGATTTTCAGTCACACCTTCATTCTCAGTGTCATCAGTATCAGTATTGAAACGATAATAAGGCACGTTATGCGAACTAATTTCACCTTGTAAGAGGTATAAGGTATGAGCTTGTCTGAGTTTTGAGTCATCTTTGGGCGGTGTCCATAGCCAAAATTGCTCATAATCCTTAGGATTTATAACTTCATCGTTATTGATAGCACTGTTATTAATAGCACCATCGTTAACAAGAGTGATATCAGGAGACTGAGCGCTACTAAGACTGTTGAGACTATCAAGATGACTATCCACTACTGTTGCTTGTGCAGAGTTTTTAGACTGATGAGCTGGTAGAGAGTCCATGATTTGATGATAAATAAAAGTCGCAGCTATCAGTATAACTAAGCCAATAAAAGCTAATCTCAACCCTCTATGTTTCTGCTGATTTTTGCTCAAATCAATAATCCTTTATATCTACCAGTAATATTTTTGATTTTGCGCCCAGCTGGTATTTTTAAAGTCCGATTTTAAACGTTTGAACCAGGCTTTACGCACTGACATATCTACGTCTTCATCGCTACATTGGTTATTACCAGAACTGGCAAAACAGCCAATAGCACGATGCAGTGCATAAGCGGATAGCTCATCATCTCGATTGCTTGCAAATATAGACTTATAGATGTCCAATCGATTCAATGTTTGACCTTTAAAACGACTAGGTATATCACCCAAATAAGGATAGCGATAGTTTGAGCCGCTTTGAGCAACAGTATGGTAATCTTGGTCGTAATCCTCAAAATAGTAGGAGATACTTGTATCGTACATAAATTCAGTTAAGCATATTTGTTGTAGTCTGTCTTTTGGATTTTTGCTTAGGCGAGTAACGGTCGTAGTTAAGTCTTGGCAGATTAGATTAGGACTTATCTTTTTACCTTGCCAATTAAACTCACTGAATGAAGGTAAATGCTGCAATGTCTCATCGACGCTATCATAACCTAAATATTCTTTAGAATTTTTTGGTAGATAGTCTTTTTTATAATTTAAGAAGTCGCTATAGCGTCCATGCAGTAGCGATTTGGTCAGTAGGGCGTAGCGAGCTTCTGCACCAACAGTATCAGTGTTTGAGGAGCTATCAGCGATTTGTTTTAATAGCGCTGGATCAGCTGAATACTTTATGATACGCATTTTTAGAGTTTGAGACTTTATAGTAGCGTTATTGCCAAACAGTTTACTATAATTATTGCTTTGATCCGCTTGCAGCGCTAAAGCAAGCTCAGTTATGGTGTTTTGAAACGGTTGTTTGGGCAATTGATGCAAGCGATGCCATAGGGCGTTCGCTTCGTTTATATCTCCCATCTCCTGCAAAGCTCTTGCCTTTAATACATACTGACTAAACCTTGAATACGACATTTTGCCCGTTGGCACATCGGTTGATACATCTTTTGGCAAATGGTCCAAAGCTTGTTTTGGATTGTTTTTCTGCACAAGGTAATAGGTCGCTAGTAGATACTGATACAGATCCATACGATCTTTGAACTTGGGTTTTAACTGCTTGAGGTCGGTGAGTGTCAAAGGTTGCATAGCATTAAAAGAGCCGGTAGGTCTTAGGCGATACAAGGCAAAACTGGTGAGTAAAATAGGATCGTTAAATTTATTTATATCTAGGAGTTTATCGTAGTCAGCAAAGAAAACTCTTCGTTCAATCTCTTCTGGCAATAAGCGACTGTCAAGATTAAAAAGGGGGGAGTCTGGATGGTTAATTTGCCATTCGATCTCAGTAATTAACTTACTATCTTGTCCTGACAACCAATATAATCTGCGCTGTAAGCCGCGAGCTGAGGCAATATAGCGGCCATCTTTGAAGCGACTAAGGTAGGTGTCAATAGCCTCTTGAGTGCTTAAAAACAGTCTCGGATTAACAGTCTCGCTTTTATAGCGGTAGTCTCCCATACCATCCTGATAACTACGGTTAATACCCGTACGAATTAGCATGTAGTTAGTAGTATCGACTAGCCAAGCTAGCCCTGCATTGTTATCTGTTTCGAGATCAATTAAGGCACGGTATAAATTATCGGCACTATCAAAGTCTGATTTTTTACCTAAATAAAACAGTTGAGTTGCTAGGATATAGTCGGCGTATGGCTGAGCGTTGATAGACCATTTCAATGGAAAGGTAGGGGTGCTCTTTGTTGATGTTGTGTCTACTGATGGAGTGTCATAACCGAATGAGTCAATACATTCGCTACGAATAGCCCCGCGAAATTGTATCAGTTGCAAGCGCTCTTTAGGTGTCAGTTTAGGATCAAGTTTTAGAGCTTCTTCTAGTGCCTTTTCACCCGTATAAAAGCTATTACAATACTCGGCATAGTTACTTTTTTCGGATTGCTCCAAAAAATCTTGATTCGGGTTTTTGACTTTATTCACCGCTATCTGCTTTAAACTCTGCAAACTTAATGGAAAGTCATGACCATAATAGAGCTCTGGACCAATCGATTCAGAGATGTCAAAGTCAACCAAGCCTTTGTCAGCGAGTAATAAATACAAATTGGTTTGTGTATCATTGCCTGTATCCAAGGTCGGAAAATTGATTTGGCACTCAGCATAGCTACGATTATCCAATGAAAAATTAGAGCTACAGTAGTCACCACCACCCGCTTTTGCTTGTATAGAGATCCCCGTTAAAACAATAGTAAATACTGTTAAAAGTAATCCCTTAGCAAAAATATCTAAGAAGGGTTCTTTGGGTAATCTGACAATCTCTGCAACGGTATTCATAGACAACTCGTTTATGATGTTTTCATTAGATCCTATAAGCATAACAGGGTTCTTTATAAAAACTAAATTCTAGGGTCGTTTAATAGACCTTATAGTTTTGTAAGATAAAATAGACACAACCGTTCACTGAAAGTGAGGTGCCAACTATTTTGGGGCGCTATAATGATTACCACTATCGGCTTGTAAGCCTGTAGTTCTTTCAAGATTAGAGTTTAAGTAGCAGTCAAAGGTCATTCTTGCGCCAGTACATAAATCATTATAAATCATTATAAATCTTTAAAAGTGTCGTAGCAGATAAAGGAATGTCATGGATTTAATAGATATAGTTGCTATAGAAGGATATATTCAGACCACTTATATGGCTGTTTATGCTGATAAATTACTGTTGCTAGATTCTGGATGCAGATGCGATGTCGATAAAATATTGACTTACATCACCGATGTTTTGCAGCGTCCCATCAGCCAGCTAAAAGTGGTTATGGTCACTCATATGCATCCTGACCATGCAGGCGGTGCAGAGCTATTAAAACAAAGAACAGGGTGTCAGATCGTCACTGCAAAATCTGTACAACCTTGGTATAAAGGTATTTTGGGTCGAGTTGAACATTTGAATGATTTGGGATTGACTTATTACGTTGCTAATAGGCAAGGTAAATCGGTCACTAACGTTTGGTATAACCCTATCTTAAAAGCTGATAGTGAGGTTCAAGATGGTGACTATGTACCCTATTTTGAAGATTGGATAATCCTAGAGACACCAGGACATACTGATCGTGATTTATCCTTATGGCACCCACAGACTAAGCAAGCCTATACAGCGGATTTGATATTGGTTATCAAAGATAGATTTGTGTCCCCTTATCTTATTACTTTACCTGATGCTTATCTGGCTTCTTTAAACAAGATTAGAGCATTGCAGCCAGAGAGCTTATTACTGGCACATGACAAGAGAGCTAAAATCTACGATGAGGACTTTGATCGATTGATAGAGAAAACGCCGAACGAGCCTCGTAAAACTTCGTTAAAGAATATTCTAGGCACTGCTATTCTAAAAATTAGATTCGCACGTAAGAGAGTTGATACGCCTTAATTAGAACAATAGATAGCGAATGTTTAGACAATAAGCGAGTAGAACAATAAAAACCCCGATAACCTATAAAGGCTATCGGGGTTTTTCTAAGCTTATTACTAAATATGGTGGGCCGACCGCGACTCGAACGCGGGACCAATTGATTAAAAGTCAACTGCTCTACCAACTGAGCTATCGGCCCTGAAGAGCGTATAAAAAAAGCACTGCTTTTTTAGCTCTGCAAGAGAAAATTCTTTAAATAGAATTTTCTTACAACTAAACTCATTAAGCTAATACCGAGTAGGGCAAAATACTTAACAAGCATACTACTAAAATGGTGGGCCGACCGCGACTCGAACGCGGGACCAATTGATTAAAAGTCAACTGCTCTACCAACTGAGCTATCGGCCCTGAGAACCGTCAAGAAAACGTTCATAGAACGTTTTTAGGTTCGCAAGGGAAATCCTTTAAATAGGATTTCCAAAAGTCTTGCATTTAAAAAAAGCATTGCTTTTTTAACTCTGAAAGAATAATTCATTACAACTTAACTAATAAACGTAAGTTCTAATCCACATCGAGATAATTTCTATCCCTAAACGTGAGAGCACATTATATATAGTCTTGTGATAAATACAACCCTATAGACCCAAAAAAACGTAAATTCTATGTAAAAATTACTAAATGCTTAGTATATGCTTTTTTATATTCTGAGTTGTTTGGTTTAATCTCTTGATAAAGCCTCAACAGGATCAAGTTTGGCAGCATTACGTGCTGGCAAGAATCCAAAGATAATACCAATTAACGTCGAACAGACAAAAGCGGCAACGATAGAAGTTGTTGAATAAATAACTTGAAAGCTATCACCGCCGACTCGGTTAATCAGCTCGCCAATCGCGAAAGCTAAACCAATACCTAACAATCCTCCTAAAATACAAACTAGCACCGCTTCTATCAAGAACTGTTGCATTATATCGTTTTGACGAGCGCCAACTGCCATACGGACACCAATTTCATTGGTACGCTCAGTTACCGATACCAGCATAATGTTCATGACGCCAATACCGCCAACGATCAGGGCAATAATAGCGATCGAGGATATGAGTAGAGTTAACGCAGTCGTTGTTGACTCTATGGTCTCGCGAATAGAGTCTGAGTTACGAATACGAAAGTCATCGGTACCATGTCGGCTGATCATTAGGGTTGAGATGGCGGATTCAGCGGCAGCAGACGATATATTATTATCAATGAGCGCGACGAAGTTCTCAATATAAGTACCGCCTATCAGCCTTGACAGCATAGTAGTGTAGGGCATATAAAAGGTTGGTGTATCGGTATTTCTAAAGCCGCTATTGTTTTCTTCAAGCACACCAATAATACGTCCAGGCACACTACCGATAAGCACGACTTCACCAATAGGGTTAGGGTTGTCGGGAAAAAAAGTCTGTAGGGCATTACTATCGATAATAACGTCTTGAGTACGGCGCAAAATACTCTGCTCATCAAAACCCTGACCTTGGGCTAGGCTCTCGCCACTGACATTAAGATAGTCTTTGCCGACACCGCTGACACTAGCCGCTTCTTGTACATTACGGTAGCGTACATTCATATTGCTATCGAGCTGCGGGCTGACACTAATGACATAAGGCTGATCAGCGACCGCTTGCGCATCATCGGGTGTCAAATTATCATCACCGAAGTTTCGCCTAGGATCACCGAATGGATAACCATCGGTAACGGTAATAGTATTGGTGCCAAGTGAGCTAATATTAGATAGGATTTGCTCTTGAGAGCCTTTACCAAGCCCGACCACGGAGACCACCGAAGCAATACCAATGATAATACCTAGCATGGTCAAAAGCGTACGCATCTTATGTGCGCGCATGGCGAGTAGTGACATCTTAAAAGCTTCAAATAGGCGATCAATAAAGCTGCCAAACGCACTTTTTCGATGCTGATCAAGAATCGGCTCGGGCTGAGCATTTATCGGATTGTAGTGCTCGGTCTTATAATCCGCAATCTTGTACCCATCTTTGAGTTCAATGACGCGTTCGGCTTGTTCAGCTAGGTTTGGATCATGAGTAACCATGATAATCGTATGACCTTGAGCCTTTAGATCATGCAAAATTTGCATCACATCATCACCAGACTTACTATCGAGCGCACCCGTTGGCTCATCAGCTAGAATGATATCGCCACCGTTCATCAAGGCCCGCGCAATAGAAACCCGTTGCTGCTGACCACCTGAGAGCTGATTAGGGCGATTACGAATTTTGTCTGCTAGTCCCAAATCTGAAAGCAGTTTCTCGGCGCGATCATTGCGAGCTTGCCCATCCATTCCTGCATAAACGGCAGGCACAGAGACATTGTCTTGCGCGCTGATATCGCCTAGTAGATGATAGCGCTGAAAAATAAAGCCAAAGTGCTCGCGACGTAGTTTTGCAAGCTCATCGGCATCAAGCTTGCTCACTGATTTACCAAAAATTTTATACTCGCCTGCGCTTGCCTGATCTAAGCAGCCCAAAATATTCATTAAAGTAGACTTGCCAGAGCCTGATTGACCGATGATAGCGACCATTTCACCTTGATTAATGGTCAAATCGATGTCGTGTAGCACGCGAATAGTCTGTTCGCCCGCTTTAAACTCTTTGATCAGTCCCTTTACTTGCATCAAAGGAGTACCTGCTGCGGTATTTACAATAGAGGGTTTGGTATCCATCTGCGCGTTTGCCTATATCAGTCTATCGGTCAAAATTATAAAAATTTTGAATCTATGCATCTCTACGTCTACAAATTATCATTAAAGCCTTTGATTAAAAGGGACGCCCACCACCACCACCTCTACTACTACCTTCTGCGCTCGCTTCGCTTAGAATGACTTCATCACCCTCGCTTAAGCCACTTAAAATTTGTACATTGACGCGATTATTGATACCTGTTGTAACAGGTTGATTGACGATTTCACCATCAGCCTTTAATACTCTTACCGTAGCAGTGGCTGCATTGTTTTTGACATTTTTTGGAGTGCTTTTTGTATCAGTTTTTGAGTTGTCAGGGGTATCCGCTTTATCAATACTAGTATTAGTATTACGAGTTGAACCATTAGGTTTGCTGGCTTGCAGGGCGGCTGATGGAATCAATAAAGCATTTTTTGCCTCATTGATAATGATATAAACTTGCGCGGTCATATCGATACGGAAACGACGATCCGTATTAGGTACTTCGATATAGCCGACATAGTAGATAGCAGAATCAGTAGAGCTAGTATCGCTGATGGTTTCAGGGGCGGGCTCGATAGCTTTTAGGACAGAATCGAACTTCTGATCAGGATTACCGATGATATTAAAATAAACAGGCATATTGGCTTGTACGTTAATGACGTCTGCTTCAGAGATTTGCGCGTTGATTCTAACAGTCGATAAATCCGCTAAAGTGACGATAGTTGGCGCAGTTTGATTAGCGTTGACTGTGGTGCCTTGTTCGGTCGTCACTGATACTACAGTACCTGACATTGGCGCGCGAATAGTGGTGTAGCTTAGGTCTTCTTTTGCTGTGCTGACGTTGGTCTCAGACTTTCGTAGTGCCGCTTGTTGACTATTGACGTTAGCATTCGCAGTGGCAATAGCGGCCCTAGCTGTATCAATAGCAGCGCGAGCACTAGCGACGGCTGCCTGTGCCGTTTCAACTTTTGTCGCTTGGGTGTCATACTCTTGCTTTGAGATAGCGTCGATTGCGACCAATCCTTGTAGACGATCGAAGTCTGTTAGAGCTTGTCTTAGCTCTGATTGACGGCTAATAAGATCAGCTTGTGCGCTCTTTAGACTAGCTTGACGGCTAAGCACTTCTGCTTGTGCGCTTTGAATAGCGGCAACACTTTGCTCTAAAGTGGCCTGCTCATTACTTAGAGTGTTATTTTGGGTGACTTGATCGATTTGCGCAATTAAGTCTCCTTGCTGCACCTCATCACCCACCTCAACATAAAGCCGAGTCACTTCACCTGAGACTTGAGCACCAACATCAACGGTGTTTAACGCTTTGACTTTACCTGATGCCATAACATTGTTTTCGATATCACCGATTTCGACCATTGCGGTAATATAGTTGGGAGTAATCTCTTTGGGTTTAAAGGTTCTGTAGGCTAATATTGCTAAAGCTATTACCACTAAGGCGATAACGCCCCATTTGATAGCGGATTTTTTATTCATTTTGCGCATCACAACAATCCAGTCACAGTTAAATCAAGTCTAACTATGATAGAGCGTTCAAGTCAAAAAGGGAATGGCAATTAGTTTGCGAAAGGTTAAGAGGGAAAAAATAAATCTTTTGAGGTTTACTAAGAGGTCGCTCTGAATTAATATCTCAAAAAGCTATCAAACTGGAAATAAGCGCTTTCCCGACAGCTCAAGAGCAGCTTGCAATAACAACTCCCATGCAGGCTGGCGAATTAATCCTTTAATAGCTTGGTCGCAGCGGTAAAGCAGATTAGGCCATTGGGCCGTTTGAGCGGTAGATTGGCGACGGCAAGCTTGGCTGTACTGGCCTTGCTTACTGCGCCAAATACCTAATCCTTGCGCATCTTGACCATCCATTAACGCCATAACCAGCCGCATATCTTTGGCTATTGCCCATAGCACTAGAGTGGTTGGTTCATCGGTGGCTTTTAATTGAAATATAATCTTGGCAACTTGCTGACTGTTACCTGCGAGCATCGCATCGGATAAATCAAAAACACTAAACTGCGCATCACTGACTAAAGCCGCTTGCAGGTCAGTAATATCTAAAGCGACTTCTTTGACAGTAGCGTTTTCATTTTTATCATTTGGCTGCTCACAGTTAAGGGCCGCGAGCTGCGGCGCAAATAGATAGG
Proteins encoded in this window:
- a CDS encoding catalase; this encodes MKNNIDHTDPALTMNPERGNGGETHQRADADGKVLTTQQGVAIADNQNSLKAGPRGPTLLEDFVLREKINHFDHERIPERVVHARGSAAHGYFELTESLEEYTTAKILTETGKQTPLFTRFSTVAGNKGSKDTPRDVRGFAVKIYTEEGNWDIVGNNMPIFFIQDAMKFPDLVHAVKPEPDRGFPQAASAHDTFWDFVSLSPETMHNLIWLMSDRGLPRSLRMMEGFGIHSYRLLNSDGKSTFVRFHWKPVLGVQSTTWDEAVKISGADPDYHRRDLYEAIDNQDYPEWEFGVQLFTEEEANEFPFDHLDATKLIPEELVPVKTVGKMVLNRNVDNFFAETEQVAYCLSHVPPGIDFSNDPLLQGRLFSYLDTQLKRLGSPNFAQIPINAPKCPFANNQQDGHMQMQVPKTRVLYEPQSLDLDRPRESVKKGFESFAESMDDGVKGRIRAESFADHYSQPRMFYRSQTSVGQAHIASAYAFELGKVDTAHVRTRTLSHLLNIDEDLANRVATALGMELPEAAESAAPIVDMATSKAVQTIGISPKSLKGRLIGILVAEGSNHGEVEKFEKAAIAAGASVKIVAPNKEVTLDDGTRIQADERLAGGPSVLFDAIVSIIMHPPAKKLAKDSAALDWFTDAYAHCKAIAYCPATEEHILSKLPIEKDAFVTPLDNVDGFIENAKTRLWEREPKVRDLA
- a CDS encoding DUF3142 domain-containing protein; amino-acid sequence: MDSLPAHQSKNSAQATVVDSHLDSLNSLSSAQSPDITLVNDGAINNSAINNDEVINPKDYEQFWLWTPPKDDSKLRQAHTLYLLQGEISSHNVPYYRFNTDTDDTENEGVTENRNESRVQATLATLIPQGLGVRSLSDKKIWLVYRATSQEWSDEVMVQVVERLEKWQRAGNQVMGIQIDYDAPTYRLDKYAQLLKSIRQQLPAQYQLSVTGLLDWSNQADDAQFIQLSDAIDELVIQTYQGTTTLPNYARYLKKLESLPFDFKVGIIEGGQWQGTAFLEDNPHFKGYVVFLR
- a CDS encoding MBL fold metallo-hydrolase gives rise to the protein MDLIDIVAIEGYIQTTYMAVYADKLLLLDSGCRCDVDKILTYITDVLQRPISQLKVVMVTHMHPDHAGGAELLKQRTGCQIVTAKSVQPWYKGILGRVEHLNDLGLTYYVANRQGKSVTNVWYNPILKADSEVQDGDYVPYFEDWIILETPGHTDRDLSLWHPQTKQAYTADLILVIKDRFVSPYLITLPDAYLASLNKIRALQPESLLLAHDKRAKIYDEDFDRLIEKTPNEPRKTSLKNILGTAILKIRFARKRVDTP
- a CDS encoding MacB family efflux pump subunit is translated as MDTKPSIVNTAAGTPLMQVKGLIKEFKAGEQTIRVLHDIDLTINQGEMVAIIGQSGSGKSTLMNILGCLDQASAGEYKIFGKSVSKLDADELAKLRREHFGFIFQRYHLLGDISAQDNVSVPAVYAGMDGQARNDRAEKLLSDLGLADKIRNRPNQLSGGQQQRVSIARALMNGGDIILADEPTGALDSKSGDDVMQILHDLKAQGHTIIMVTHDPNLAEQAERVIELKDGYKIADYKTEHYNPINAQPEPILDQHRKSAFGSFIDRLFEAFKMSLLAMRAHKMRTLLTMLGIIIGIASVVSVVGLGKGSQEQILSNISSLGTNTITVTDGYPFGDPRRNFGDDNLTPDDAQAVADQPYVISVSPQLDSNMNVRYRNVQEAASVSGVGKDYLNVSGESLAQGQGFDEQSILRRTQDVIIDSNALQTFFPDNPNPIGEVVLIGSVPGRIIGVLEENNSGFRNTDTPTFYMPYTTMLSRLIGGTYIENFVALIDNNISSAAAESAISTLMISRHGTDDFRIRNSDSIRETIESTTTALTLLISSIAIIALIVGGIGVMNIMLVSVTERTNEIGVRMAVGARQNDIMQQFLIEAVLVCILGGLLGIGLAFAIGELINRVGGDSFQVIYSTTSIVAAFVCSTLIGIIFGFLPARNAAKLDPVEALSRD
- a CDS encoding efflux RND transporter periplasmic adaptor subunit encodes the protein MRKMNKKSAIKWGVIALVVIALAILAYRTFKPKEITPNYITAMVEIGDIENNVMASGKVKALNTVDVGAQVSGEVTRLYVEVGDEVQQGDLIAQIDQVTQNNTLSNEQATLEQSVAAIQSAQAEVLSRQASLKSAQADLISRQSELRQALTDFDRLQGLVAIDAISKQEYDTQATKVETAQAAVASARAAIDTARAAIATANANVNSQQAALRKSETNVSTAKEDLSYTTIRAPMSGTVVSVTTEQGTTVNANQTAPTIVTLADLSTVRINAQISEADVINVQANMPVYFNIIGNPDQKFDSVLKAIEPAPETISDTSSTDSAIYYVGYIEVPNTDRRFRIDMTAQVYIIINEAKNALLIPSAALQASKPNGSTRNTNTSIDKADTPDNSKTDTKSTPKNVKNNAATATVRVLKADGEIVNQPVTTGINNRVNVQILSGLSEGDEVILSEASAEGSSRGGGGGRPF